From Banduia mediterranea, the proteins below share one genomic window:
- a CDS encoding class I SAM-dependent methyltransferase: MSSSDSRISPTAHYTGMVWARNGLSHRALESFRGRAMYTLLQPVVRVARRAGVPDVDQFLLTRHRLIDARLVQAVESGAITQVVEIAAGLSPRGWRFKQRFGDRIEYIEADLPGMAALKRAALKKMGASPGHRVVAFDALADEGPLSLSALCAGLDRSRGMAIVTEGLVNYFSEAAVRGMWRRFAKELAGFSCGAYWSDLFLSSDVGGKGATPFIHFLSAFVRGKVHLHFAQTSAAEQALRECGFADARLLDPGDHAEALGDATGISRSVRVVEARVAAPSSAI; encoded by the coding sequence ATGTCGTCGAGCGATTCCCGTATCAGCCCCACCGCGCACTACACCGGTATGGTCTGGGCGCGCAACGGCCTTTCGCACCGTGCGCTGGAGAGTTTCCGCGGGCGCGCCATGTATACGCTGCTGCAACCCGTGGTGCGCGTGGCGCGGCGGGCCGGCGTCCCGGATGTCGACCAGTTTCTGCTGACCCGGCACCGGCTGATCGACGCCCGACTGGTCCAGGCCGTCGAGAGCGGCGCGATCACGCAGGTCGTGGAGATCGCGGCTGGGCTGTCGCCGCGAGGATGGCGTTTCAAGCAGCGTTTCGGTGATCGGATCGAGTACATCGAGGCCGACCTGCCCGGCATGGCGGCGCTCAAGCGCGCGGCCCTGAAAAAAATGGGGGCTTCGCCGGGGCATCGCGTGGTCGCGTTCGACGCCCTCGCGGACGAGGGGCCGCTGAGCCTGTCGGCCCTGTGCGCGGGCCTTGACCGCAGCCGCGGAATGGCCATCGTCACGGAAGGCTTGGTCAATTACTTTTCCGAGGCGGCCGTGCGCGGCATGTGGCGGCGCTTTGCGAAGGAGCTCGCCGGCTTCTCCTGCGGCGCCTACTGGTCCGACCTGTTCCTGTCCTCGGACGTTGGAGGCAAGGGGGCGACGCCGTTCATCCATTTCCTGTCGGCCTTCGTGCGTGGCAAGGTCCATCTGCATTTCGCGCAGACGTCCGCCGCAGAGCAGGCGCTGCGCGAATGCGGCTTTGCGGACGCGCGCTTGCTGGACCCCGGCGACCATGCCGAGGCCCTGGGCGACGCAACGGGCATTTCGCGCAGCGTGCGGGTCGTCGAGGCGCGCGTGGCGGCGCCGTCGTCCGCGATCTGA
- a CDS encoding alpha/beta fold hydrolase, producing the protein MKSFDINARGRRLAVSQWGDVQADAPAWVLMHGGLDCTSTWKDLPERLHVLTGLPVVSYDRYGHGRSEKLAERRRLVYRHEESGPAFEEVLGACGVGQALILGHSDGGAMGILAAAAHPETVVGVMACAPTVALEPAMIQAMTQAKTAFESGGLNERLRRHHGDNTDAMFWGWYDAWTAPESSTWDMSAQIAAVRCPVQALFGQDDEYGWRPSAQALIAHARTRIEVAALPGVGHHPQHQARLAVEEGVQRLLHAVASGSP; encoded by the coding sequence ATGAAATCCTTCGATATCAATGCCCGCGGTCGCCGTCTGGCCGTCAGCCAGTGGGGCGATGTGCAGGCCGACGCGCCGGCCTGGGTGCTGATGCACGGTGGGCTGGATTGCACCAGCACCTGGAAAGACCTGCCGGAGCGCCTGCACGTGCTCACCGGCCTGCCGGTGGTGTCCTATGACCGATACGGTCACGGCCGGTCTGAGAAGCTGGCCGAAAGGCGGCGGCTGGTGTACCGCCACGAGGAGTCCGGTCCGGCGTTCGAGGAGGTGCTGGGCGCCTGCGGCGTCGGTCAGGCGCTGATTCTGGGCCACAGCGACGGTGGGGCCATGGGCATTCTGGCAGCGGCAGCCCACCCGGAAACGGTGGTGGGCGTGATGGCCTGCGCCCCGACGGTGGCGCTGGAGCCCGCCATGATCCAGGCCATGACCCAGGCCAAGACGGCCTTTGAATCGGGCGGGCTCAACGAGCGCCTGCGCCGCCATCACGGTGACAACACCGACGCCATGTTCTGGGGCTGGTACGACGCCTGGACGGCCCCCGAATCGTCCACCTGGGACATGAGCGCGCAGATCGCCGCGGTGCGGTGTCCGGTCCAAGCGCTGTTCGGGCAGGACGACGAATACGGCTGGCGACCGAGCGCGCAGGCGCTGATCGCCCATGCCCGCACGCGAATCGAGGTGGCTGCCCTGCCGGGGGTGGGCCATCATCCGCAGCATCAGGCCCGGCTGGCGGTGGAGGAGGGCGTGCAGCGACTGCTGCACGCGGTGGCGTCCGGCAGCCCGTAG
- a CDS encoding acyl-CoA dehydrogenase family protein, protein MILTDEQRALRESARRFAEKKLLPDYQKRERSERLDRDLVREMGELGLIAPDMPEQFGGLGASGLSTGIVIEQIGWGDINVSYVPLMASLTGKVLAAHARPEIAERWLPAMIRGEKITALGLTEPRGGSDAANLVLKARRDGDQYVLSGEKTSISFADQADAIVLFARTGTVEDGARGVSAFLVPLDLPGIQRTHFNDSGSRIIGRGSVFFDDVRIPANHLLGDEGKGFIQVMQGFDYSRVLIALQCIGSAQASLDEAWAYTKERMAFGAPLAQYQGVSFPLAEYDTLLDAARQLSYHALELRDHGEAHTAEAAMVKWLAPKTAVDTIHQCLLTFGHYGWSMDLPHQQRLRDVMGLEIGDGTAQVMKLIVARERVGRVVVQYAKDGKK, encoded by the coding sequence ATGATCCTCACCGACGAACAACGCGCCCTGCGCGAATCCGCCCGCCGCTTCGCTGAAAAGAAGCTGCTCCCGGATTACCAGAAGCGCGAACGCTCCGAGCGGCTGGACCGCGATCTGGTGCGAGAGATGGGCGAGCTGGGCCTGATCGCGCCCGACATGCCCGAACAGTTCGGCGGCCTGGGCGCCAGCGGGCTGAGCACCGGCATCGTGATCGAGCAGATCGGCTGGGGCGACATCAACGTGAGCTACGTGCCGCTGATGGCCTCGCTCACCGGCAAGGTGCTGGCCGCGCACGCGCGCCCCGAGATCGCAGAGCGCTGGCTGCCGGCGATGATCCGCGGCGAGAAGATCACTGCGCTGGGGCTCACCGAGCCGCGCGGCGGCTCGGATGCCGCCAACCTCGTGCTCAAGGCGCGCCGCGATGGTGACCAGTACGTGCTCAGCGGCGAGAAGACTTCGATCAGCTTCGCCGATCAGGCCGACGCCATCGTGCTGTTCGCCCGCACCGGCACGGTGGAGGATGGTGCCCGCGGCGTCAGTGCCTTCCTGGTGCCGCTGGACCTGCCGGGCATCCAACGCACGCATTTCAACGACTCCGGCAGCCGCATCATCGGCCGCGGCTCGGTGTTCTTCGATGATGTGCGCATCCCCGCCAACCATCTGCTTGGCGACGAGGGAAAGGGTTTCATCCAGGTGATGCAGGGTTTCGACTACAGCCGCGTGCTGATCGCGCTGCAATGCATCGGCTCAGCCCAGGCATCGCTGGACGAGGCCTGGGCCTACACCAAGGAACGCATGGCCTTCGGCGCGCCGCTGGCGCAGTACCAGGGCGTGAGCTTCCCGCTGGCCGAGTACGATACGCTGCTCGACGCCGCGCGCCAGCTCAGCTACCACGCGCTGGAGTTGCGCGACCACGGCGAGGCGCACACCGCCGAGGCGGCGATGGTGAAGTGGCTCGCCCCCAAGACTGCGGTCGACACCATCCACCAGTGCTTGCTGACCTTCGGCCACTACGGCTGGTCCATGGACCTGCCTCACCAGCAGCGCCTGCGCGACGTGATGGGCCTGGAAATCGGCGACGGCACCGCGCAGGTGATGAAGCTGATCGTGGCGCGCGAGCGCGTCGGCCGCGTCGTCGTGCAGTACGCCAAGGACGGCAAGAAATGA
- a CDS encoding enoyl-CoA hydratase/isomerase family protein, protein MSAPVLVSADGAVGILELARPDKFNCLSMATWRLIGESLASFEEPGSGVRVVLIRAQGKHFCTGADLDEVQGLRADRAGLDSFLHSGHDVLRAMEASPLPIVAACQGLCLAGGLELMLGCDTVFAARGARFGDQHAQFGLIPGWGGSQRLTRLVGLRRAMDLFCSARWLEADTALAWGLVNEVVDTEALHEHALAWCRTAATRSASGLAAMKRLAREGLDQPLAQGLALEIALAVDALQDTDVSEGLAAFQARRTPAFKAR, encoded by the coding sequence ATGAGCGCACCGGTCCTTGTCAGCGCCGACGGCGCCGTCGGCATCCTGGAGTTGGCGCGGCCGGACAAGTTCAACTGTCTGTCGATGGCGACCTGGCGCCTGATCGGCGAATCGCTGGCGAGCTTCGAGGAGCCGGGCTCGGGCGTGCGCGTGGTGCTGATTCGCGCCCAGGGCAAGCACTTCTGCACTGGTGCGGACCTGGACGAGGTGCAGGGCCTGCGCGCCGACCGCGCCGGACTGGACAGCTTCCTGCACAGCGGCCACGACGTGCTGCGCGCCATGGAGGCCAGTCCGCTGCCGATCGTCGCCGCCTGCCAGGGGCTGTGCCTCGCCGGCGGGCTGGAACTCATGCTCGGCTGCGATACGGTGTTCGCAGCGCGCGGGGCGCGCTTCGGCGACCAGCACGCGCAGTTCGGCCTGATACCGGGCTGGGGTGGCAGCCAGCGCCTCACCCGCCTGGTCGGCCTGCGTCGCGCCATGGACCTGTTCTGCAGCGCGCGCTGGCTGGAGGCCGATACCGCGCTGGCCTGGGGCCTGGTCAACGAGGTGGTGGACACCGAAGCCCTGCACGAACACGCGCTGGCCTGGTGCCGCACCGCGGCCACGCGCAGCGCCTCGGGGCTTGCAGCCATGAAGCGCTTGGCGCGCGAGGGTTTGGACCAGCCGCTGGCTCAGGGGCTGGCGCTGGAAATCGCGCTCGCCGTCGACGCGCTGCAGGACACCGACGTCAGCGAGGGCCTGGCCGCGTTCCAGGCGCGCCGCACGCCGGCGTTCAAGGCGCGCTGA
- a CDS encoding acyl-CoA carboxylase subunit beta yields the protein MSILNSRVSPRSDSFTLNQAAYAERIARLHALRAAARAGGSEKMRSKHLARNKVLPRDRIELLVDPGSPFLELGELIGDGHYDGVPPGAGIITGVGLVSGRPCMIIANDATVKGGTYFGLTCKKHVRAQTFAWQHRLPCITLVDSGGAFLPDMANIFPDDGQFGSIFHNQIGMSGDGIPQIAVVMGPCTAGGAYIPALCDEVVIVRGQGYMYLGGPELTYAATSEVVDNETLGGAAMHCGKSGVTDHIAEDDRHALLIARNIVRELGQAPASRRRQEPARPPRFDPAEIYGIVSRDPKFPTDTREILARLVDDSEFQEFKPLYGETLLTGFARIHGYEIGILASNGVLFPESAMKGTHFINLCCQRDIPLLFVSDVTGFMVGKDVEQVGIAKHGAKMITAMSSARVPKYTLNIGAAYGAGYLAMCGRPFKPTAMFAWPNGRSAIMGPDQAAMVLAMVREANLKAAGKTWTAEEQEAFKAPTRKIYEDFQGAHNFASHGWIDGVIDPLETRATLALLLELAARVPARETHFGVFRF from the coding sequence ATGAGCATCCTGAATTCGCGCGTTTCGCCGCGCAGTGACAGCTTCACCCTGAACCAAGCGGCCTATGCCGAGCGCATCGCGCGCCTGCACGCTCTGCGCGCCGCGGCGCGTGCCGGCGGCTCCGAGAAGATGCGCTCCAAGCACCTGGCGCGGAACAAGGTGCTGCCGCGCGACCGCATCGAACTGCTGGTGGACCCTGGCTCGCCGTTCCTGGAACTGGGCGAGCTGATCGGCGACGGCCACTATGACGGCGTGCCGCCGGGTGCGGGCATCATCACCGGCGTGGGCCTCGTCAGCGGCCGACCGTGCATGATCATCGCCAATGACGCCACGGTGAAGGGCGGCACCTACTTCGGGCTCACCTGCAAGAAGCACGTGCGTGCACAGACCTTCGCCTGGCAGCACCGGCTTCCCTGCATCACGCTGGTGGACAGCGGCGGCGCCTTCCTGCCGGACATGGCCAACATCTTTCCTGACGATGGCCAGTTCGGCTCCATCTTCCACAACCAGATCGGCATGTCCGGCGACGGCATCCCGCAGATCGCGGTGGTGATGGGCCCCTGCACTGCAGGTGGCGCCTACATCCCGGCGCTGTGCGACGAAGTGGTGATCGTGCGCGGCCAGGGCTACATGTACCTGGGCGGCCCGGAACTCACCTACGCCGCCACCAGCGAGGTGGTGGACAACGAGACCCTCGGCGGTGCGGCCATGCACTGCGGCAAGAGCGGTGTGACCGACCACATCGCCGAGGACGACCGCCACGCGCTGCTGATCGCCCGCAACATCGTGCGCGAACTGGGCCAGGCGCCGGCCTCGCGCCGCCGCCAGGAGCCTGCGCGGCCGCCGCGCTTCGACCCGGCGGAGATCTACGGTATCGTCTCGCGAGATCCGAAATTCCCTACCGACACGCGCGAGATCCTCGCGCGCCTGGTCGACGACAGCGAGTTCCAGGAGTTCAAGCCGCTCTACGGCGAGACCCTGCTGACCGGCTTCGCGCGCATTCACGGCTACGAGATCGGCATCCTGGCCAGCAACGGCGTGCTGTTCCCGGAAAGCGCGATGAAGGGCACGCACTTCATCAACCTGTGCTGCCAGCGCGACATCCCGCTGCTGTTCGTCAGCGACGTCACCGGCTTCATGGTCGGCAAGGACGTGGAGCAGGTGGGCATCGCCAAGCACGGCGCCAAGATGATCACCGCGATGAGCTCGGCGCGCGTGCCCAAGTACACACTCAACATCGGGGCCGCATACGGTGCCGGCTATCTGGCCATGTGCGGCCGGCCGTTCAAGCCCACCGCGATGTTCGCCTGGCCCAACGGCCGCTCCGCGATCATGGGTCCCGACCAGGCGGCGATGGTGCTGGCGATGGTACGCGAGGCCAACCTCAAGGCTGCGGGCAAGACCTGGACCGCCGAGGAACAGGAGGCCTTCAAGGCGCCGACGCGCAAGATCTACGAAGACTTCCAGGGCGCGCACAACTTCGCCAGCCACGGCTGGATCGACGGCGTGATCGACCCCCTGGAAACCCGCGCCACGCTCGCGCTGCTGCTCGAACTCGCCGCCCGCGTGCCGGCGCGCGAGACGCACTTCGGCGTGTTCCGCTTCTGA
- a CDS encoding acetyl/propionyl/methylcrotonyl-CoA carboxylase subunit alpha encodes MKPIRKVLIANRGEIACRIARTCRRLGMAVAGVHSSADARARHVREIGESHLIGDAAPAASYLNVEAIVSAAQRAGADAIHPGYGFVSENPAFVRAVEAAGLVFVGPTAETMERLGGKASAKREAQKLGIPTVPGDTIGLSDPARVAATVRDCGLPALLKAVAGGGGRGMALIETLDGLDTRIDSAMREAAQAFGSGEMIVERYLPEVRHIEVQVAGDGQGQAIHLFERECSLQRRHQKVIEEAPSAGLEPGLRARILEDARRLAAALRYRGLGTVEFIVAGADYYFLEVNPRLQVEHPVTEEVTGLDLVELQLRIAATGSLGLTQEQVQVQGHAFEVRIYAEDTDAGFLPGAGQLHWLHFPEALLRVESGVDSGDEITPFYDPMIAKLISRGDTRAEALERLSAGLATTDVVGLTTNVGFLRTLLAWPETVQGRMHTRLIDQRWAPGAAAAPVVSDEALAAVALDWLRRERARCDWGVWTRAEFSGWRTRAGAHAPSTQPAVILGVSGRSCAVHFSAPDASGIITLRLVEPERDRTLRARLAPAGDSAVRLETETLTRELRLFVDASATLVHDAQGSWRVDTTPPLAAAAAASVAESALKAPMMGKVVAVLAAEGDTVSAGQTVIVLESMKMELQVLAERGGRLGALRCAPGDMVGRGDVLCEVGD; translated from the coding sequence ATGAAACCCATCCGCAAGGTCCTGATCGCCAACCGCGGCGAGATCGCCTGCCGCATCGCCCGTACCTGCCGCCGCCTGGGTATGGCCGTGGCCGGCGTGCATTCCAGCGCCGACGCGCGCGCACGCCACGTGCGCGAGATCGGCGAATCCCACCTCATCGGCGATGCCGCGCCCGCGGCAAGCTATCTGAACGTCGAGGCCATCGTGTCCGCCGCGCAGCGTGCCGGGGCAGACGCCATTCACCCCGGCTACGGCTTCGTCTCGGAGAACCCGGCCTTCGTGCGCGCGGTCGAGGCCGCCGGGCTGGTGTTCGTCGGCCCCACCGCCGAGACCATGGAGCGCCTCGGCGGCAAGGCCTCGGCCAAGCGCGAGGCGCAGAAGCTCGGCATCCCCACCGTGCCGGGCGATACCATCGGCCTGTCCGACCCCGCGCGCGTCGCGGCGACGGTACGCGACTGCGGCCTGCCGGCGTTGCTCAAGGCCGTGGCCGGCGGCGGCGGCCGCGGCATGGCGCTGATCGAAACGCTCGACGGTCTCGACACGCGCATCGACAGCGCCATGCGCGAGGCCGCACAGGCCTTCGGCAGCGGCGAGATGATCGTGGAGCGCTACCTGCCCGAGGTGCGGCACATCGAGGTGCAGGTCGCTGGCGATGGCCAGGGCCAGGCGATCCACCTGTTCGAGCGCGAATGCTCGCTGCAGCGCCGCCACCAGAAGGTGATCGAGGAAGCGCCGTCCGCGGGCCTGGAACCGGGCCTGCGCGCGCGCATCCTGGAGGACGCGCGCCGCCTCGCCGCCGCCCTGCGCTACCGCGGCCTGGGTACGGTGGAGTTCATCGTCGCAGGCGCGGACTACTACTTCCTGGAGGTCAACCCGCGCCTGCAGGTCGAGCACCCGGTCACGGAGGAAGTCACCGGGCTGGATCTGGTGGAACTGCAGCTGCGCATCGCCGCCACCGGCTCGCTGGGCCTGACGCAGGAGCAGGTGCAGGTGCAGGGCCATGCTTTCGAGGTACGCATCTACGCCGAAGACACCGACGCCGGCTTTCTGCCCGGCGCCGGTCAGCTGCACTGGCTGCACTTTCCGGAGGCGCTGCTGCGCGTGGAGAGCGGCGTGGATTCCGGCGACGAGATCACGCCATTCTACGACCCCATGATCGCCAAGCTGATCAGCCGCGGCGACACCCGCGCCGAAGCGCTGGAGCGCCTGAGCGCAGGTCTGGCCACTACCGACGTCGTGGGCCTGACCACCAACGTCGGCTTCCTGCGCACCCTGCTGGCCTGGCCGGAAACGGTGCAGGGCCGCATGCACACCCGGCTGATCGACCAGCGCTGGGCGCCCGGCGCGGCTGCCGCGCCGGTGGTGTCGGACGAGGCGCTGGCCGCCGTGGCGCTGGACTGGCTGCGCCGCGAGCGCGCGCGCTGCGACTGGGGCGTGTGGACACGAGCCGAGTTCAGCGGCTGGCGCACGCGCGCCGGCGCGCACGCGCCATCCACCCAGCCGGCGGTGATCCTGGGCGTATCCGGCCGCAGCTGCGCGGTGCACTTCTCTGCGCCCGACGCCAGCGGCATCATCACGCTGCGCCTCGTGGAACCGGAACGCGACCGGACGCTGCGCGCACGCCTTGCGCCGGCCGGCGACAGTGCTGTGCGCCTGGAGACGGAAACGTTGACGCGCGAGCTGCGCCTGTTCGTGGACGCAAGCGCCACCCTGGTGCACGATGCGCAGGGCAGCTGGCGCGTGGACACCACTCCGCCCCTGGCGGCGGCTGCCGCCGCGTCGGTTGCGGAAAGCGCGCTCAAGGCGCCCATGATGGGCAAGGTCGTGGCCGTGCTCGCCGCCGAGGGCGACACCGTGAGCGCGGGCCAGACGGTGATCGTGCTTGAATCGATGAAGATGGAGCTGCAGGTGCTGGCCGAGCGCGGCGGCCGGCTCGGCGCGCTGCGCTGTGCCCCGGGCGACATGGTCGGCCGTGGGGACGTGTTATGCGAAGTCGGCGACTGA
- a CDS encoding hydroxymethylglutaryl-CoA lyase, giving the protein MSDFPKKVEFHEEGVREGFQIEPVTYPRAQRVALLDALSETGLAQIQVGSLVNPRKVPQMADTLELFAEIKKNPKVRYTLLWLNESGYQKSRAVQGAFNHAPLMYYLTDAFAMRNNNRTAADMRAEQEVWLDRYLADGAMVQKVYVMTAWGCNLGGPVSLETVTDAFKHAIGLFRARKLPIPPLYLADTMGWASPEEVKRRVGAVRELAPEARIGLHLHDTRGLGGANVYAALSMGVTLFDASVAGLGGCPFAGHKARQTSGNICTEDMVFLCHELGIETGIDLEKLIEASRMAEDIIGRPLMGRVMHSGSLKAFREGKAADSACVSVP; this is encoded by the coding sequence ATGAGCGATTTCCCCAAGAAGGTCGAATTCCACGAGGAAGGCGTGCGCGAGGGCTTCCAGATAGAGCCCGTCACCTACCCGCGCGCGCAGCGCGTAGCCCTGCTCGACGCACTGTCGGAAACCGGGCTGGCGCAGATTCAGGTCGGTTCGCTGGTCAATCCGCGCAAGGTGCCGCAGATGGCCGACACGCTGGAGCTGTTCGCCGAAATCAAGAAGAACCCCAAGGTGCGCTACACCCTGCTGTGGCTCAACGAGTCCGGCTACCAGAAGTCGCGCGCGGTGCAAGGCGCGTTCAACCATGCGCCGCTGATGTACTACCTCACCGACGCCTTCGCCATGCGCAACAACAACCGCACGGCAGCGGACATGCGCGCCGAGCAGGAGGTGTGGCTGGACCGCTACCTGGCCGACGGCGCGATGGTGCAAAAGGTCTACGTGATGACGGCCTGGGGCTGCAATCTGGGCGGGCCGGTGTCGCTGGAAACCGTGACCGACGCCTTCAAGCATGCCATCGGCCTGTTCCGCGCGCGCAAGCTGCCGATTCCGCCGCTGTACCTGGCGGACACCATGGGCTGGGCCAGTCCGGAAGAAGTCAAGCGCCGCGTCGGCGCGGTGCGCGAGTTGGCCCCGGAAGCCAGAATCGGCCTGCACCTGCACGACACCCGCGGCCTGGGCGGCGCCAACGTCTACGCCGCGCTGTCGATGGGCGTGACCCTGTTCGACGCCTCGGTCGCCGGCCTGGGCGGATGCCCCTTCGCCGGGCACAAGGCACGCCAGACATCTGGCAACATCTGCACCGAGGACATGGTGTTCCTCTGCCACGAACTGGGCATCGAGACCGGCATCGACCTGGAGAAACTCATTGAGGCCTCGCGCATGGCCGAGGACATCATCGGCCGACCGCTGATGGGCCGCGTGATGCACAGCGGCTCGCTCAAGGCCTTTCGCGAGGGCAAGGCTGCCGACAGCGCCTGTGTGTCGGTGCCCTGA
- a CDS encoding glucose 1-dehydrogenase gives MGRVQDKVVLISGGAMGMGRAHGELLAREGAKVILADVNAKAGEETAAAICAAGGKAEFASLDVTSEAQWQQVVDGIVARHGHINVLVNNAGILLSKSLMDTSTAEWDRVFDVNVRGMFFGTRAAVPAMQKAGGGSIINISSIYGIIGAPMATAYQASKGAVRLMSKSCAVDLSPFNIRVNSVHPGVIDTPMTKDLLSQPQFREAALALTLMRRPARPDEVSQAVLFLASDESSYVVGAELVVDGGYTTM, from the coding sequence ATGGGGCGCGTACAGGACAAGGTGGTTCTGATTTCGGGCGGCGCCATGGGCATGGGCCGCGCGCACGGCGAGCTGCTGGCCCGCGAAGGCGCCAAAGTCATTCTCGCCGACGTCAACGCCAAGGCCGGCGAAGAAACCGCCGCGGCCATCTGCGCCGCCGGCGGCAAGGCCGAGTTCGCCAGCCTCGACGTGACCAGCGAGGCGCAGTGGCAGCAGGTGGTGGACGGCATCGTGGCCCGCCACGGCCACATCAACGTGCTGGTCAACAACGCCGGCATCCTGCTGTCCAAGAGCCTGATGGACACCAGCACGGCGGAGTGGGACCGCGTGTTCGACGTCAACGTGCGCGGTATGTTCTTCGGCACGCGTGCGGCGGTGCCGGCCATGCAGAAGGCCGGCGGCGGCTCGATTATCAACATCTCGTCGATCTACGGCATCATCGGCGCGCCCATGGCCACGGCCTACCAGGCGTCCAAGGGCGCGGTGCGGCTGATGTCCAAGAGCTGCGCGGTGGACCTCTCGCCGTTCAACATCCGCGTCAATTCCGTGCACCCCGGCGTGATCGACACGCCGATGACCAAGGATCTGCTCTCGCAGCCGCAATTCCGCGAAGCCGCGCTCGCGCTGACGCTCATGCGCCGACCGGCGCGGCCCGACGAGGTCTCACAGGCCGTGCTGTTCCTGGCCTCGGACGAATCGTCCTATGTCGTCGGCGCGGAACTCGTCGTCGACGGCGGCTACACCACGATGTGA
- a CDS encoding acyl-CoA dehydrogenase family protein — MNDLPFLTEDHERFRDTLRRFIQTEVVPHAESWEDAGKVPREVLRQLGELGYLGIRYPATYGGAELDTVYSAILAEELGRSTFGGFAVTVLVHTDMASPHLGNFGNAEQLARWMPGIIAGKTICAVAVTEPDAGSDVAGIKARAVRDGDHYVLTGTKMFITNGVHGDLYFVGVKTDTSVKGSRGISIFAVEKGTPGFSVGRSLKKTGWLCSDTAELVFDQCRVPAANLIGGEHKGFYSIMRNFQNERIVLGAQAMGEAQQALDLTVDYVRNRKAFGGVLWDKQAIRQRLAMLSAKVAAGRQLAYHSARLDAQGHECVKEVSMVKAYCGELVNEVMYTCQQFHGGMSYVRETAIERMARDARIQAIGGGATEVMLEEVAKRL, encoded by the coding sequence ATGAACGATCTGCCGTTTCTCACTGAAGACCACGAGCGCTTCCGCGACACGCTGCGCCGTTTCATCCAGACCGAGGTCGTACCCCACGCCGAGAGCTGGGAGGACGCCGGCAAGGTGCCGCGCGAGGTGCTGCGCCAGCTCGGCGAGCTGGGCTATCTGGGCATCCGCTATCCCGCCACCTACGGCGGCGCCGAGCTGGACACGGTCTACAGCGCCATCCTGGCCGAGGAGCTCGGCCGCTCGACCTTCGGCGGCTTCGCGGTCACCGTGCTGGTGCACACCGACATGGCCTCGCCGCACCTGGGCAATTTCGGCAACGCCGAGCAGCTCGCGCGCTGGATGCCGGGCATCATCGCCGGCAAGACCATCTGCGCGGTGGCCGTGACCGAGCCCGACGCCGGCTCCGACGTGGCTGGCATCAAGGCCCGCGCGGTGCGCGACGGCGATCACTACGTGCTCACCGGCACCAAGATGTTCATCACCAACGGCGTGCACGGCGACCTGTACTTCGTCGGCGTCAAGACCGATACCAGCGTCAAGGGCTCGCGCGGCATCTCGATCTTCGCCGTGGAGAAGGGCACGCCCGGCTTCAGCGTGGGCCGCAGCCTGAAAAAGACCGGCTGGCTGTGTTCGGACACCGCCGAACTGGTGTTCGACCAGTGCCGCGTGCCCGCCGCCAACCTGATCGGCGGCGAGCACAAGGGGTTCTACTCGATCATGCGCAACTTCCAGAACGAGCGCATCGTGCTTGGCGCACAGGCCATGGGTGAGGCGCAGCAGGCGCTGGATCTCACCGTGGACTACGTGCGCAACCGCAAGGCCTTCGGCGGTGTGCTGTGGGATAAGCAGGCCATCCGCCAGCGCCTGGCGATGCTCTCCGCCAAGGTCGCGGCCGGGCGCCAGCTCGCCTACCACTCTGCCAGGCTGGACGCGCAGGGCCACGAATGCGTCAAGGAAGTCTCGATGGTCAAGGCCTACTGTGGCGAGCTGGTCAACGAGGTCATGTACACCTGCCAGCAGTTCCACGGCGGCATGAGCTACGTGCGCGAGACCGCCATCGAGCGCATGGCGCGCGACGCGCGCATCCAAGCCATCGGCGGCGGCGCCACCGAGGTCATGCTCGAAGAGGTCGCCAAGCGCCTGTGA
- a CDS encoding PaaI family thioesterase, translating to MTNPTRPEAWNQFLAIAPYTGLLNMEAVSAADAGCVIALPYREDLIGDPDRGVLHGGAITALMDVCFGFSVYFRIREFVPMATLDLRIDYLRPAQPHSKVYASASCYKLTQELAFVRGHAYDEDPEQPISTGVGIFILTSGKPAFTEQKVVSA from the coding sequence ATGACCAACCCTACCCGCCCCGAGGCCTGGAACCAGTTCCTGGCCATCGCGCCCTACACCGGGCTGCTGAACATGGAGGCCGTCTCCGCCGCCGATGCCGGCTGTGTCATCGCCCTGCCCTACCGCGAGGATCTGATCGGCGATCCCGACCGCGGCGTGCTGCATGGCGGCGCCATCACCGCTCTCATGGATGTGTGCTTCGGCTTCTCGGTCTATTTCCGGATCAGGGAGTTCGTGCCCATGGCCACACTGGATTTGCGAATCGACTACCTGCGCCCGGCCCAGCCACACTCCAAGGTGTACGCATCCGCGAGCTGTTACAAGCTGACCCAGGAACTGGCCTTCGTCCGTGGTCATGCCTACGACGAGGATCCGGAGCAACCGATCTCGACCGGCGTCGGCATCTTCATACTTACCTCCGGCAAGCCGGCCTTCACCGAACAGAAAGTTGTGTCCGCATGA